From the genome of Impatiens glandulifera chromosome 9, dImpGla2.1, whole genome shotgun sequence, one region includes:
- the LOC124915581 gene encoding uncharacterized protein LOC124915581: protein MEKRELSSTLRNLKFMQRAALKEEKTKKVVVVDQEDVQPSATLSSSPAISRKCIVILEGDPHPVGSIKGRMSFQNFNPTIDKLNEEPTEAAVPSSVNQSGRTTLDHHQGDNNTNNEDDDMEEKVKPNGELKRKQIEVGGEVSELEHPKKSPKIDQQKNHSSSSSKKRDKLDWKVLRPPSKRTN from the exons ATGGAGAAGCGCGAGCTGTCGAGTACTTTGAGGAACTTGAAG TTCATGCAAAGAGCCGCTCTGAAAGAGGAGAAAACCAAGAAAGTAGTCGTAGTAGATCAAGAAGATGTACAACCTTCCGCTACCCTTTCTTCTTCCCCTGCTATTTCCAGAAAGTG TATTGTGATTTTAGAAGGGGATCCTCATCCAGTTGGGTCTATAAAAGGACGAATGtcgtttcaaaattttaatccaACAATAGAT AAATTGAATGAAGAACCAACAGAAGCAGCCGTCCCCAGTTCTGTTAATCAAAGTGGAAGAACAACCTTAGACCACCACCAAGG AGACAACAACACTAATAATGAGGATGATGATATGGAGGAGAAGGTGAAACCTAATGGCGAACTCAAAAGGAAACAAATCGAAGTAGGAGGAGAAGTGTCTGAACTGGAACACCCTAAAAAATCACCAAAGATTGATCAACAGAAAAATCATAGTAGCAGTTCTTCAAAAAAGCGCGACAAGCTAGACTGGAAGGTATTAAGGCCTCCTTCCAAAAGAACCAATTGa
- the LOC124915580 gene encoding scarecrow-like protein 14, whose protein sequence is MDLSEESDATLRLINQMLMEEEDLANKPCMFTDILALHATERSFYNALVSSNQDSKPPGWVPDETNIHDYVLQTVLRTFSSANTISPPVVRNFTGGSSRRRSRELDDSENFRRSNKQLASFPDETDDEPQEAYDKVLLCPILNPHLQQNCDQWCPNRSDNSSNRSKARVKKKIGNKQEIIDLNTLLLNCAQASATFDLHNAYDILRQIRQHSSPQGDGTQRLAHYFANAIEARLAGNGTTAHSAFNSKRRPAADILRGHQLYVTASPFNKVSNSYANKSIMKLAANSNSLHIIDFGILYGFQWPCLIQNLSVRPGGPPKIRITGIDFPQPGFRPAERIEETGRRLGTYCKRFNVPFQFTPIAKKWDSINLEDLHIKPDELLVVNSMNRLRHMLDETIVMNSPRDAVLKLIKQINPDLFIHGEMTGTYGAPFFVTRFREAVFHFSSMFDMLDTILQGGEKGQEERLVFEKEIMGRDIMNVVACEGLERIERPETYKQWQMRLERAGFRQQGLNKEIMEETVENIKKNYHKEFTVDRDGEWMLQGWKGRIVYCISSWKPNLQ, encoded by the coding sequence ATGGATCTCTCAGAAGAGAGCGACGCAACTCTCAGATTGATCAATCAGATGCTTATGGAAGAAGAGGATTTAGCCAACAAGCCTTGCATGTTCACCGACATCCTCGCCCTTCATGCCACTGAGAGATCCTTCTACAATGCTCTCGTCTCCTCCAATCAAGATTCCAAACCTCCCGGTTGGGTTCCGGACGAGACCAATATCCACGATTATGTGTTGCAGACGGTTTTGAGGACTTTCTCCTCTGCCAACACCATCTCGCCGCCGGTGGTTCGCAATTTTACTGGAGGATCGAGCAGAAGGAGATCGCGGGAACTAGACGATAGCGAAAACTTCCGTCGTAGCAACAAGCAATTGGCGAGCTTTCCGGATGAAACAGACGACGAGCCGCAAGAGGCATACGATAAGGTGTTGCTCTGTCCAATTTTGAATCCACACCTCCAGCAAAACTGTGATCAGTGGTGCCCTAATCGATCAGACAATTCGTCGAACAGGTCCAAGGCACGAGTTAAGAAGAAGATCGGAAACAAACAAGAAATAATAGACCTTAACACTCTTCTACTTAACTGCGCTCAAGCTTCCGCCACCTTCGATCTCCACAACGCTTACGATATCCTAAGGCAGATAAGGCAACACTCCTCACCTCAAGGTGACGGTACGCAGAGATTAGCTCATTACTTCGCCAACGCTATTGAAGCTCGCTTGGCCGGAAACGGGACGACGGCTCATTCAGCGTTTAACTCCAAAAGAAGACCCGCCGCAGATATCCTGAGAGGTCATCAGCTTTACGTCACAGCCTCCCCTTTCAACAAGGTGTCGAATTCGTACGCGAACAAATCGATAATGAAGTTAGCTGCTAACTCAAACAGCCTTCACATAATTGATTTCGGCATCCTCTACGGATTCCAATGGCCTTGTCTCATCCAGAATCTCTCTGTAAGACCCGGTGGACCCCCAAAGATTCGCATCACCGGAATCGACTTCCCTCAGCCAGGTTTCCGTCCGGCTGAGAGGATTGAAGAGACAGGACGTCGTCTGGGAACTTATTGTAAGAGATTTAACGTCCCGTTTCAGTTCACACCCATAGCCAAAAAATGGGACAGCATAAATCTTGAAGATCTTCACATCAAGCCAGACGAGCTCCTAGTGGTGAACTCAATGAACCGTCTCAGGCACATGCTGGACGAGACAATAGTCATGAACAGCCCTAGAGATGCTGTGCTGAAACTGATAAAACAAATAAACCCAGATTTGTTCATCCATGGAGAAATGACTGGAACTTATGGCGCGCCATTCTTTGTCACCAGATTCAGGGAGGCAGTGTTCCATTTCTCTTCAATGTTCGATATGCTGGATACGATTTTGCAGGGAGGAGAGAAAGGTCAGGAAGAAAGGTTGGTGTTTGAGAAGGAGATAATGGGGAGAGACATAATGAACGTGGTAGCATGCGAAGGGTTAGAGAGAATAGAGAGGCCTGAGACATACAAGCAATGGCAAATGAGATTGGAAAGGGCAGGATTCCGTCAACAGGGTTTGAACAAGGAGATAATGGAAGAGACAGTGGAGAATATTAAGAAGAACTATCATAAGGAATTCACAGTAGATAGAGATGGGGAATGGATGCTACAAGGATGGAAAGGAAGAATTGTCTATTGCATCTCTTCTTGGAAGCCTAACCTACAATAA
- the LOC124914095 gene encoding scarecrow-like protein 11, producing MPFISLNTKRISRSIDRMDALVQGYEFSGSINGLKFDHTLIPIFSDRTIANGLEVGDLRVDDDCEILLPQNELNTNYHQNYIDDNDNDNPDDLSPSFGATNLHEEGDFSDATLKYISQMLMEEEDLEYKTGMFQDCSALEAAEKSFYDLIGERYPPTPLENESVISVLSPNSSSPDDDFVKTIGSFPESGHVCSMVQEFCSLNSGLFDVVDGSIDSQILPQFGKEDSNEVLNCVCGTDKVESCQPSNGFRLKKNHFREDNDCLEANRSSKQIASSIDDSDVQSNMYDQVLLCHGFHPNMQPDSNCVSDDDSPKQNSLSKGTRPGRPKGSNKKQGKKEVVDLRTLLTQCSHNVASSDTRATTDLLKRIRKHSSPHGDGIERMAYFFANAIELRLAGTGTYTSLATTRISAAQILKGYKAYVTACPFKKLTNFYANRSIARLAKNTDRLHIIDFGILYGFQWPCLIQRLSARAGGPPKLKITGIEPPQPGLRPSERVEETGKRLRNYCERFNVPFEYHTVTKKWETITLEDLKIEKEELLVVNCLYRLRNVNDETVVPSSPRNVVLKLIRSINPDLFVHGVVNGTFNAPFFVTRFREALFHFSSLFDMFDATLPREDEARMLFEQEVFGKDIMNIIACEGTERVERPETYKQWQVRNQRAGLVQLPLQKEIVKDVMNKVTNGYHRDFVVDVDGNWMLQGWKGRIIYAISCWKPAKVISL from the exons ATGccttttatctctctaaatacAAAAAGGATCTCTCGCTCTATAG ATCGGATGGATGCTCTTGTACAAGGATATGAATTTTCTGGATCAATTAATGGTTTGAAGTTCGACCATACGTTGATTCCAATATTTTCAGATCGAACTATTGCAAATGGATTGGAAGTAGGTGATCTACGTGTAGATGATGATTGCGAGATTCTTCTTCCTCAAAATGAACTGAATACTAATTATCATCAGAATTATATtgatgataatgataatgataatccTGATGATTTGTCTCCCTCATTTGGGGCCACTAATTTGCACGAGGAAGGTGATTTCTCTGATGCAACCCTAAAATACATAAGTCAGATGCTTATGGAGGAGGAGGATTTGGAGTACAAAACTGGTATGTTTCAGGATTGTTCGGCTCTTGAAGCTGCTGAGAAATCGTTTTATGATCTTATTGGAGAGAGATATCCTCCTACTCCTTTAGAGAACGAAAGTGTTATCTCTGTCCTTTCTCCAAACTCAAGCAGTCCTGATGATGACTTTGTTAAGACTATTGGAAGTTTTCCAGAATCTGGTCATGTGTGTTCCATGGTTCAGGAGTTTTGCTCACTTAATagtggcttgtttgatgttgtgGATGGGTCAATTGACTCCCAAATCCTCCCACAGTTTGGGAAAGAAGATTCAAATGAAGTTCTTAACTGTGTTTGTGGAACAGACAAGGTTGAAAGTTGTCAACCATCAAATGGATTTAGATTGAAGAAGAATCATTTTCGGGAGGATAATGATTGCCTTGAAGCGAACCGTAGCAGCAAGCAGATAGCGAGTTCGATTGATGATTCTGATGTGCAATCAAATATGTATGACCAGGTCTTACTCTGTCACGGTTTTCATCCAAACATGCAGCCGGACTCAAACTGTGTTTCAGACGATGACTCCCCCAAGCAGAATAGCCTTTCGAAAGGAACAAGGCCAGGCAGGCCAAAAGGTAGTAATAAGAAACAAGGTAAAAAGGAAGTGGTTGATTTAAGAACTCTCCTTACACAATGCTCCCATAACGTTGCTAGCAGTGACACTCGAGCTACAACCGACCTGTTGAAACGAATTAGGAAACACTCTTCTCCACATGGAGATGGTATCGAGAGGATGGCTTATTTCTTCGCTAACGCCATTGAATTAAGGTTAGCCGGTACTGGAACGTACACTTCTCTAGCTACTACAAGAATCTCGGCTGCCCAAATCTTGAAAGGATATAAAGCATATGTGACTGCTTGTCCTTTCAAGAAACTGACAAACTTCTATGCAAACCGGTCCATTGCGAGATTAGCGAAGAACACTGATAGGCTCCATATAATTGACTTCGGGATATTATACGGTTTTCAATGGCCCTGTCTGATTCAACGGCTCTCTGCCAGAGCTGGCGGGCCTCCTAAGCTTAAGATAACGGGAATTGAGCCTCCCCAGCCGGGTTTGAGGCCATCCGAACGTGTCGAGGAGACTGGAAAACGGTTAAGAAACTACTGCGAGAGATTCAACGTTCCGTTCGAGTACCATACAGTGACCAAGAAGTGGGAAACAATAACTTTAGAGGATCTCAAAATCGAGAAAGAAGAGCTGCTCGTGGTGAACTGCCTCTACAGGTTAAGAAACGTGAACGACGAGACCGTGGTCCCAAGTAGTCCGAGGAACGTGGTGCTGAAACTGATCAGGAGTATAAACCCGGACCTGTTTGTTCACGGGGTTGTTAACGGGACATTCAACGCCCCTTTTTTCGTGACGCGTTTTCGTGAGGCGCTTTTCCACTTCTCGTCGCTTTTCGATATGTTCGACGCGACTTTGCCGAGGGAAGACGAGGCTAGGATGCTATTCGAGCAGGAGGTTTTTGGGAAGgatataatgaatataatagCCTGTGAAGGAACGGAAAGAGTGGAGAGGCCGGAAACTTACAAGCAATGGCAAGTGAGGAACCAGAGAGCTGGGCTTGTGCAACTGCCGTTGCAGAAGGAGATAGTGAAGGATGTTATGAATAAGGTGACGAATGGGTATCATAGGGATTTCGTTGTGGATGTTGATGGCAATTGGATGCTACAAGGATGGAAAGGGAGAATTATTTATGCCATTTCCTGTTGGAAACCCGCAAAGGTTATTAGTTTGtga
- the LOC124916473 gene encoding F-box/kelch-repeat protein At3g23880-like, producing MSMYIPDEMVIEILSRLPVKSLLRCRSVCRVWHDVIDSPKFVEHQMYRSASLCGRNRIGPLLFQRANLQTLNFSLTLLHSDTLAVAEEVKIPASIPSSFDGSSYWSVIGSCNGLVAISIFPIGVFQSNRDVDRVVIWNPATKQIRELPTPIIVERQLLDYGFVYLSSVEDYKVVRIVSRGNLGGMNGDFSIRVEVYSMQSDSWREIDTGSICPIIMHSMRFMIHSSGVAVKGILHWPVFFPSASHSNDTGSIISFDMVHELFREIQMPDAFSVSFDSRLRILELNGLLALASSTSRESTLIDIWVMREYGNSESWSKVMSFGGADCMNIWFLGSWINGEVILGGKWRERNHLMLFEPSSKKSIKHVEYDSNWDISQACNYYETLTPVGR from the coding sequence ATGTCAATGTATATTCCAGATGAAATGGTGATCGAAATACTGTCCAGATTACCTGTAAAATCACTCTTACGGTGCAGATCTGTTTGTAGGGTATGGCACGACGTGATCGACAGCCCTAAATTCGTCGAACACCAGATGTACCGGTCAGCCTCACTCTGCGGCCGCAATAGGATTGGTCCTCTCCTCTTTCAGCGTGCAAATTTACAAACCCTAAATTTTTCTCTTACTCTTCTACACTCTGACACCCTCGCCGTGGCAGAAGAAGTGAAAATTCCCGCTTCAATCCCTTCCTCCTTCGACGGCAGTTCATACTGGTCTGTCATTGGTTCCTGTAACGGATTGGTCGCTATAAGTATCTTCCCCATTGGGGTTTTTCAATCGAACAGGGATGTCGATAGGGTTGTGATATGGAATCCTGCAACTAAGCAAATCAGAGAGCTTCCTACACCAATTATTGTTGAGAGACAGCTCCTTGACTATGGATTTGTCTATTTATCATCAGTTGAGGATTATAAGGTAGTTCGAATAGTCTCTCGCGGTAATTTGGGTGGGATGAATGGAGATTTTTCCATAAGGGTTGAAGTGTATTCAATGCAATCAGATTCTTGGCGAGAAATTGATACTGGGTCAATTTGTCCTATCATCATGCATTCCATGAGGTTTATGATTCATTCATCTGGTGTGGCTGTTAAAGGAATTTTGCATTGGCCAGTTTTCTTTCCTTCTGCAAGCCATAGTAACGACACAGGTTCGATAATCTCATTTGATATGGTTCATGAGTTGTTCAGAGAGATACAAATGCCGGATGCTTTTTCGGTTTCATTTGATTCCCGACTCAGAATCTTGGAGCTTAATGGATTACTTGCACTAGCATCTTCAACCTCAAGAGAGTCAACATTGATTGACATATGGGTTATGAGAGAGTATGGGAATTCTGAATCATGGTCCAAAGTCATGTCTTTTGGGGGGGCTGATTGCATGAATATATGGTTTTTGGGTAGTTGGATAAATGGTGAAGTTATCTTGGGCGGCAAATGGAGGGAAAGGAATCATCTGATGCTGTTTGAGCCTTCCAGCAAGAAAAGTATTAAGCATGTTGAGTATGATTCTAACTGGGACATATCTCAAGCCTGTAACTATTACGAGACACTGACTCCGGTTGGAAGGTGA
- the LOC124916289 gene encoding scarecrow-like protein 14, whose translation MDGVFAAGESDPSEAALKFINQVLMEDDLENEDTCMIQESTLDAAEKSFCDVLLDNKNSVDYNVLNTTHDQHPLAFACDSLSFGHLNPLPDILVNNMRRKKPLDFVLVTQKGQSFPTEVKDDLGERSKKSFTSYVEDPGFVELFNKAMVLCNENGRSTNLHMGRKEKKQVRKKEAIDLRALLLKCMECWSENDNWKANNLLQQIRHHSCPSGNGSQRVAHYFANSLEAHLAAKNLLNKNLMLYTDLNVHRPDMLKAYKLYLTALPLYKSSNYVATEKIIEVAERASIVHLIHFGVNHGLHLPPIIQRLSKQPEGPPKLLRITGIEFPNYGLLPAERVKQTGKRLEKYCEEFNVPLEYNGIVGNWEDLSIEDLKLKGDHELLVVMCFFQMHYLSEDMIWENKSRRDIVLKLIKEINPEIFIHGTVNATYSSPFLISRFREALFHFSVLFDMFDTILAVDDKDRMVYEEQWFGRQILNVVACEGPKRVDRPESYKQWNVRTVRAGFRQVAMDGEVMERVKGFVKKSYHRDFFVEESCQWMVQGWKGRAIIALSFWKPVLRYEEKKKKKPRVVVSSQMNL comes from the coding sequence ATGGATGGAGTTTTTGCTGCTGGTGAAAGTGATCCATCTGAAGCTGCTCTGAAGTTCATAAACCAAGTATTAATGGAAGATGACCTAGAGAACGAAGACACCTGCATGATCCAAGAATCCACACTTGACGCTGCTGAAAAATCTTTTTGCGATGTTCTTCTCGACAACAAAAATAGTGTTGACTACAATGTTTTAAATACTACCCATGACCAACACCCTTTGGCCTTTGCCTGTGACTCACTTTCTTTTGGTCATCTAAATCCCTTACCTGATATACTTGTCAATAATATGCGCAGGAAAAAGCCATTGGATTTTGTGCTTGTAACCCAAAAGGGTCAATCATTTCCTACTGAAGTGAAAGATGATTTGGGTGAAAGGAGTAAGAAAAGCTTTACTTCTTATGTTGAAGACCCTGGTTTTGTTGAACTCTTCAATAAGGCAATGGTCCTCTGCAATGAAAATGGCAGATCAACAAATTTGCATATGGGAAGGAAAGAAAAGAAACAGGTGAGGAAAAAGGAAGCAATTGATTTGAGGGCTCTCCTACTTAAATGTATGGAATGTTGGTCAGAAAATGATAATTGGAAAGCCAATAATCTTCTGCAACAGATACGACATCATTCGTGTCCTTCTGGCAATGGATCACAAAGAGTGGCTCATTATTTTGCTAACAGCCTCGAGGCACACTTGGCAGCTAAAAACCTGTTGAACAAGAACCTAATGCTTTATACAGATCTGAATGTTCACAGACCTGATATGCTTAAAGCTTACAAGCTGTACCTTACCGCATTACCTCTCTACAAATCGTCAAATTACGTTGCGACAGAAAAGATCATTGAAGTAGCAGAAAGAGCCAGCATTGTTCATCTTATTCATTTTGGGGTCAATCACGGTCTTCATTTACCACCCATTATTCAACGTCTATCAAAACAACCCGAGGGACCTCCCAAGCTTCTTAGGATTACAGGGATAGAATTTCCCAATTACGGTCTTCTCCCAGCTGAAAGGGTTAAACAGACAGGAAAACGCTTAGAAAAGTACTGTGAGGAGTTTAATGTTCCGCTTGAGTACAATGGGATTGTAGGAAATTGGGAAGATTTGTCCATTGAGGATCTAAAACTCAAGGGCGATCATGAATTGTTGGTTGTTATGTGTTTCTTCCAGATGCACTATTTATCGGAGGACATGATTTGGGAAAATAAGTCAAGAAGAGATATTGTCCTGAAGTTAATCAAAGAGATCAATCCTGAAATCTTTATTCATGGAACTGTAAACGCAACATATAGTTCCCCATTCTTGATATCCAGGTTCAGGGAGGCTCTCTTCCATTTTTCTGTCCTATTTGATATGTTCGACACTATTTTGGCAGTTGATGACAAAGACAGAATGGTGTACGAGGAGCAATGGTTTGGGAGGCAGATTCTAAATGTAGTTGCATGTGAAGGTCCTAAGAGAGTTGATAGACCAGAGTCGTATAAGCAATGGAACGTTCGGACAGTGAGGGCAGGGTTCAGACAAGTGGCTATGGATGGTGAAGTTATGGAAAGAGTTAAAGGTTTTGTGAAAAAAAGCTATCATAGAGACTTCTTTGTGGAAGAGTCCTGCCAGTGGATGGTACAAGGATGGAAAGGCAGAGCCATAATAGCTCTCTCTTTCTGGAAACCTGTGTTAAGGTatgaggagaagaagaagaagaaaccacGGGTGGTAGTCTCTTCCCAGATGAATCTTTGA
- the LOC124916290 gene encoding scarecrow-like protein 30 gives MDDDVLGDGPDSHHFSNKSSCGGLSCENVSSEAANSFKFINQVLMDDDDNLENIDNTCMIQESILDATEKSLYDVLYNNSIVLPSHEALLYIQDNDDSFHTCLNGEGDNLLLKEFDNSSVQWNYINSLDHGQNPSENQKDHLLPVELIENVSYDLHQVEDNDLGEMRNKNMSSDDAEPWLVELFSNAKSQSKRSTSKGNCPTRKRKKEAVDLRALLLKCMEYLLLKSDRQGAKLLLAYQQWFAAFPLLKTSNFVAAEKIVEIADKADTIHLIHFGKFFNLHLPPIIQRLSKRPGRSPKLRITGIDLYESGPYPDAKQIGHLLEKYCEKLNIPFECNGVALNWKTLSIDDLKMKGDELSVAVCLFSMQFVPDDTILEVDSQRDGVLNLIKRISPDIFIHGTINGTYNSPFLISRFREALFYFSIYFDIYDTILPIDDPDRTFYEEMAGRHIFNNIACEGLKRIDRPETYRQWNSRL, from the exons ATGGATGATGATGTTCTTGGTGATGGTCCAGACAGTCATCATTTTTCTAACAAGTCGTCATGTGGAGGTCTTTCTTGTGAAAATGTTTCATCAGAAGCTGCTAATTCCTTCAAGTTTATAAACCAAGTATTAATGGATGATGATGACAATTTAGAGAATATTGATAATACCTGCATGATCCAAGAATCCATACTTGATGCCACTGAGAAATCTCTCTACGATGTCCTCTACAACAATAGTATTGTTCTCCCATCTCATGAAGCACTGTTATATATTCAAGATAATGATGACTCATTTCATACATGTTTGAATGGTGAGGGTGACAACTTATTACTTAAGGAATTTGACAACAGTAGTGTTCAATGgaattatattaattctctTGATCATGGTCAAAACCCATCTGAGAACCAGAAGGACCATTTACTGCCTGTTGAATTGATAGAGAATGTCAGCTATGATCTTCACCAAGTGGAAGATAATGATTTGGGagaaatgagaaataaaaacatgtCCTCTGATGATGCTGAGCCTTGGCTTGTTGAGCTTTTTAGTAATGCGAAAAGTCAATCGAAGAGATCCACTAGTAAAGGCAATTGCCCCACTAGGAAAAGGAAAAAGGAAGCAGTTGATTTGAGGGCTCTCCTGCTTAAATGTATGGAATATCTTTTATTGAAAAGTGATCGTCAGGGAGCCAAACTTCTTCTTG CTTACCAACAGTGGTTTGCTGCATTTCCTCTCCTTAAGACATCAAATTTTGTCGCAGCAGAAAAGATCGTTGAAATAGCAGACAAAGCAGACACCATTCATCTAATCcattttggaaaattttttAACCTTCATTTGCCCCCTATCATTCAACGCCTGTCAAAAAGACCTGGAAGATCTCCCAAGCTTCGGATCACAGGAATAGACCTTTATGAGTCTGGTCCCTATCCAGATGCCAAACAGATAGGACACCTCTTGGAGAAATACTGTGAGAAGCTTAATATTCCCTTTGAGTGCAATGGGGTTGCATTAAATTGGAAAACTTTATCCATTGATGATCTAAAGATGAAGGGAGATGAACTTTCGGTTGCCGTGTGTTTGTTCAGCATGCAATTTGTACCGGATGATACGATTTTGGAAGTTGATAGCCAAAGAGATGGTGTCTTGAACTTAATTAAGAGGATCAGCCCTGATATCTTTATTCATGGAACAATAAATGGAACATACAATTCCCCATTCTTGATATCCAGATTCAGGGAGGctcttttctatttttctatCTACTTTGATATTTATGACACTATCCTTCCCATTGATGACCCAGATAGGACGTTTTATGAAGAGATGGCTGGGAGGCACATTTTCAATAACATTGCATGTGAAGGACTCAAGAGGATTGACAGACCAGAGACGTACAGGCAATGGAACTCTCGCCTCTGA
- the LOC124913766 gene encoding scarecrow-like protein 14, which yields MDDDVLGDGPDSHHFSNKASCGGLSCENVSSEAANSFKFINQVLMDDDDDLENIDTCMIQESILDATEKSLYDVLYNNSIDFPSEEALSYAYDDLGELRNKNMSSYDAKPWLVDLFNNAMSLRDPSSSSSSMDLNAKIQSKRSTSQGNFPTRKRKKEAVDLRALLLKCMEYLLMKSDHQEAKHLLSQIQQLSSPSGNGTQRLAHYFSIGIEAHLESKNLLNKNLSLFFDLDKLKAYKLFFAAFPLLKTSNFVAAEKIVELAEKAGTIHLIHFGDLIALHLAPIIQRLSKRPGGPPKLRITGIDLYDEGGPNLDVKQMEHLLEKYCEKLNIPFECNGVALNWRTLSIDDLKMKGGEVPVAMCFFCMHYLSDETIWHADDSPRDDVLNLIKRINPDIFIHGTTNGTHNSPFLITRFRDALFYYSIYFDIYDTIFSIDDPDRTFYEELCGRHILNTIACDGLKRVDRPETYRQWNSRMLRKGFRQLPLNRQIVEKVATLVKTNYHKNFFVDESCQCMVQGWKTRVLMALSFWKLA from the coding sequence ATGGATGATGATGTTCTTGGTGATGGTCCAGACAGTCATCATTTTTCCAACAAGGCATCATGTGGAGGTCTTTCTTGCGAAAATGTTTCATCTGAAGCTGCTAATTCCTTCAAGTTTATAAACCAAGTATTaatggatgatgatgacgatCTAGAGAATATTGATACCTGCATGATCCAAGAATCCATACTTGATGCTACAGAGAAATCTCTCTACGATGTCCTCTACAACAATAGTATTGATTTCCCATCTGAAGAAGCACTATCTTATGCATATGATGATTTGGGAgaattgagaaataaaaacatgtCCTCTTATGATGCTAAGCCCTGGCTTGTAGATCTTTTTAATAATGCAATGTCCCTCCGTGACCcgtcgtcgtcatcatcatcaatggATTTGAATGCGAAAATTCAATCAAAGAGATCCACTAGTCAGGGCAATTTCCCCACTAGGAAAAGGAAAAAGGAAGCGGTTGATTTGAGGGCTCTCCTGCTTAAATGCATGGAATATCTATTAATGAAAAGTGATCACCAGGAAGCCAAACATCTTCTGAGTCAGATACAACAACTGTCTTCTCCTTCTGGCAATGGAACCCAAAGACTAGCTCATTATTTCTCTATCGGTATTGAGGCACACTTAGAATCAAAAAACCTGTTGAACAAGAACCTTTCCCTTTTCTTCgatttagataaattaaaagCTTACAAGCTGTTCTTTGCTGCATTTCCTCTCCTTAAGACATCAAATTTCGTCGCAGCAGAAAAGATTGTTGAATTAGCAGAAAAAGCAGGCACCATTCATCTAATCCATTTTGGAGATCTTATTGCCCTTCATTTGGCCCCAATCATTCAACGCCTGTCAAAAAGACCTGGGGGACCTCCCAAGCTTCGGATCACAGGGATAGACCTTTATGATGAGGGTGGTCCCAATCTAGATGTCAAGCAGATGGAACACCTCCTAGAGAAATACTGTGAGAAGCTTAATATTCCATTTGAATGCAATGGAGTTGCACTAAATTGGAGAACTTTATCCATTGATGATCTAAAGATGAAGGGGGGTGAAGTGCCGGTTGCTATGTGTTTCTTCTGCATGCACTATTTATCGGATGAAACGATTTGGCATGCTGATGATAGCCCAAGAGATGATGTCCTGAACTTAATTAAGAGGATCAATCCTGATATCTTTATTCATGGAACAACAAATGGCACGCATAATTCTCCATTCTTGATAACCAGATTCAGGGATGCTCTTTTCTATTATTCTATCTACTTTGATATTTATGACACTATCTTTTCCATTGATGACCCAGATAGGACGTTTTATGAGGAGTTATGTGGGAGGCACATTTTAAATACCATTGCATGTGACGGACTTAAAAGGGTTGACAGACCAGAGACGTATAGGCAATGGAACTCTCGGATGCTGAGGAAAGGGTTCAGACAGTTGCCTCTGAACCGACAGATTGTGGAGAAAGTTGCAACTTTGGTAAAGACCAATTATCATAAAAACTTCTTTGTGGACGAGTCCTGTCAATGTATGGTACAAGGATGGAAGACACGAGTCTTAATGGCTCTTTCTTTCTGGAAACTGGCATAA